The following DNA comes from Meiothermus sp. CFH 77666.
CAGAGCAACACCCGGGGGCCCTCGCCCTGGGCAAATAGCAGGGCCCGGGCCACCTGGGGCAGGCCGGGCAGGTAGTGGTTCAGGATAGATGGGGCAGTTGTATGCATACTGGCTTTACTTCCACATGGCCTTACACTCCACCAGGACAAGCCCTGGGGGAGCACTGTAGTCTACCGCCAGGCTGTAACCACCAAAGGAGGACTTGTTACACTAGCACCGTGAAGATTCTGGTCACCGGTTTTGAGCCTTTTGCCGGGTTACCGCACAACCCCAGCAGCGCTTTGCTCGAGCATCTACCCGAGCGCCTGGGCGAAGCCCAGTTGGTGCGGGCCACCCTTCCGGTAGACACCCACCGGGCCCCCGAGGCCCTGCAGGGGCTCTACCACCGCCACCGGCCTGCAGTCGCGCTGCACCTGGGGCTGGCAGCGGGCCGGACGCTCCTGTCAATTGAGCGCCTGGCGGTCAACCTGCTCGACTTTGAAATCGCCGACAACAGCGGGCACCGCCCGCAAGACACCCCCATTCTGCCGGGAAGCCCTCTGGCCCTGCACACCCGGCTCCCCCTCCGGGCCATCCAGGCCCGCTGGGCCGAGGCGGGCATTCCCGGTGTGGTCAGCAACAGCGCCGGGCTCTACCTGTGCAACCAGGTGATGTACCTGGCCCTCGCCACGCTGCCGCCGGAGGTGCCGGCTGGTTTCATCCACCTGCCCCCCGACGAAACCCTGGCCCTGCACAAACCCCAGGCCTTTGTGCCGCTCCAGACCCAGGCCCAGGCCATCCGGCTGGCTTTGCAGGTGACCCTCGAGCACAAGACGAGGCCAGCGCAGTCTCCTGACACCCCACCCTCACGCAGTGGGCTCGTGCCTGGCGGCGAGCAGTTGCAAGAGGCCGTGCAAAACATGCCAGAATCGGCAGTAGTGGCCCAATCAGCCAAAGTTGAACCGGCATGACCGACGTGCTCATCATCTCGAACGGCAACGCCGAAGACCTGATCGGCGCCACCCTCTGCACGCACCTGGAGGGCCTTTCGCTGGCGGCGCTGCCCCTGGTAGGGGCCGGCAAGCGCTACGAGGGGCGGGTCGAGCGCATTCTGGGCCCCCGCACCCAGATGCCCTCGGGGGGCTTCCCCTTCAACAGCCTGGAGAACCTGATAGCCGACCTGAAGGCCGGTTTTCATCTGGAAATCGTCCGGCAGATCCGGGCTGCCCAGCAAGCCCGGCGGGCCGTGCGGGCCGTCGCGGTGGTTGGCGATGCCTACGCCCTGGCCATCGGGGTGCTGGCCTCGGACTGGGGGCGGCTACCGCTGTTTCACCTTCAGCCGCAAATCTCCCACTACTACTGGGCAGGACGCAGCGTCTGGGAGCGACTCAAACAGCCCAACCAGTTCGCCGCCGAAGACTACATGTTCTACGAGCGCTGGATGCACCGCTTCGTCCAGGCCGTATACGTGCGCGACCCGCTGAGCGAGCAACGCGCACACCGCCTGGGTATGCATAAGGCCCGTTTTGTGGGCAGCATGGCTATGGACACCCTCTCGCCTCCCGAACGCGACCTGAGCGGGGTGCTGGATGGCAGGCCGGTACTGGTCTTGCTACCCGGCACCCGCGGCGATGTGCGCTTTAGCCTGCCCCTGATGCTAAAGAGTGCAGCGCTACTCCCCGAACTGCAGGGCCTGGTAGCCTGGGCAGCCGACTTCCAGCAGGTTCCGCTGCCGGAGGGCTGGCGCCTCGAGGTGCAGGACGACCACACCGCCATTGCCATATCCGCACAGCACCGGGTCTGGCTGTTGCGGGGTGCCTTCTCGGCCATTTTGCAGGTGGGGCAGGTCGCCATCGGCACTGCCGGAACCGCCAACGAGCAGGCCGCCGGGATGGGCATTCCGGTGGTGGCCTTCCCCACCCCCGGCCCTCAGTACATCTACCCCAACGCCCTGCGCCAGAGCCGCCTGCTGGGCCAGGCCCTGCGGCTGGTGGAGCCTTCCCCCCAGGCCGTGGCCGAAGCTGTGCGGGTTTTTCTGACAGATGAAACCGCACGGGAGGCCGCGCGAAGGGAGGGCCTCGAGCGCAACGGGCCCAGGGGGGCCCTGCCCCAAATTGCCCGGGAGATTCGCCAGGCACTGGCTTTGCGGGGTGCCCATGCCGGATAGTGTGCTGGCCCTGGTGGTCACCCATAACCGCAAGGCGCTCCTCGAGGAGTGTTTGCAGCGCCTTCTGCAACAAACCCACCGGCCCGCCGAGGTGCTGGTGCTGGACAATGCCTCGACCGATGGCACCGAGGCCCTGGTGCAGCAGCGGTTCCCCCAGCTTCGCTACCTGCGCCTGCCCGAAAACACCGGCGCTGCGGGCGGTTTTCATCATGGTCTGGCCCTGGCCCGGCACCTGGAGCACGACTGGATCTGGCTGCTGGACGACGACGCGCACCCTGAGCCGGACAGCCTTTTCCACCTGCTCGAGGGGCTTCGTCGGGTGCGGGGGATGGGCCTCGAGCCCAACCTGCTGCTAAGCCGACTGCTCTGGACCGACGGGCGGGTTCACCCCATGGGCATTCCCTGGCCCGACCTTCGTCGCCCCGCCCTGCTGGTGAAGTCCAGGGAACACAGGCTGGTGCCGGTTCGTTTTGGCACCTATGCCTCCATGCTGGTCAGCCGCTCGGCTGCCTTGCAGCACCCCCTGCCCACCAGGGACTACTTTCTCTGGAACGACGACCTGGAGTACTCGGGCAGGCTTTTGCGCCGCGGCCTGGGTTTCCTGGTTCAGGATAGCGTGGTCGTACACAAAACCCGCAACCCCTTTAGCTCGGCGGTTACTGCTTCGGACGAGCAGTTTTATCTCGAGGCCCGCAACCGGGCCTGGCTGGTGCGCTCCGATGCCTTCGGCCCCCTGGGAAAAACCTTCTGGACGCTCAACAGCCTGGGGGTTTTTCTGGCCCGGTTGCGCGAACGGGGGACAGCGGGCGCCAGGGTCATTTGG
Coding sequences within:
- a CDS encoding pyroglutamyl-peptidase I, whose amino-acid sequence is MKILVTGFEPFAGLPHNPSSALLEHLPERLGEAQLVRATLPVDTHRAPEALQGLYHRHRPAVALHLGLAAGRTLLSIERLAVNLLDFEIADNSGHRPQDTPILPGSPLALHTRLPLRAIQARWAEAGIPGVVSNSAGLYLCNQVMYLALATLPPEVPAGFIHLPPDETLALHKPQAFVPLQTQAQAIRLALQVTLEHKTRPAQSPDTPPSRSGLVPGGEQLQEAVQNMPESAVVAQSAKVEPA
- a CDS encoding lipid-A-disaccharide synthase-related protein, which produces MTDVLIISNGNAEDLIGATLCTHLEGLSLAALPLVGAGKRYEGRVERILGPRTQMPSGGFPFNSLENLIADLKAGFHLEIVRQIRAAQQARRAVRAVAVVGDAYALAIGVLASDWGRLPLFHLQPQISHYYWAGRSVWERLKQPNQFAAEDYMFYERWMHRFVQAVYVRDPLSEQRAHRLGMHKARFVGSMAMDTLSPPERDLSGVLDGRPVLVLLPGTRGDVRFSLPLMLKSAALLPELQGLVAWAADFQQVPLPEGWRLEVQDDHTAIAISAQHRVWLLRGAFSAILQVGQVAIGTAGTANEQAAGMGIPVVAFPTPGPQYIYPNALRQSRLLGQALRLVEPSPQAVAEAVRVFLTDETAREAARREGLERNGPRGALPQIAREIRQALALRGAHAG
- a CDS encoding glycosyltransferase, which codes for MPDSVLALVVTHNRKALLEECLQRLLQQTHRPAEVLVLDNASTDGTEALVQQRFPQLRYLRLPENTGAAGGFHHGLALARHLEHDWIWLLDDDAHPEPDSLFHLLEGLRRVRGMGLEPNLLLSRLLWTDGRVHPMGIPWPDLRRPALLVKSREHRLVPVRFGTYASMLVSRSAALQHPLPTRDYFLWNDDLEYSGRLLRRGLGFLVQDSVVVHKTRNPFSSAVTASDEQFYLEARNRAWLVRSDAFGPLGKTFWTLNSLGVFLARLRERGTAGARVIWKGWLEGFRTPPPKYP